One Falco peregrinus isolate bFalPer1 chromosome 6, bFalPer1.pri, whole genome shotgun sequence DNA segment encodes these proteins:
- the ZDHHC23 gene encoding palmitoyltransferase ZDHHC23 isoform X6, translating into MEEPLCCCEYVDRRGERNHLAACCCDCEDLDEGCERWLTCRSLPPGALGRIADTVADRVRVPWFAGAVKVNVSLVPPLVLLPVFLHIAALHFLLGLVILTSLPVLVLWYYYLTHRRKERTLFFLSLGLFSLGYMYYVFLQEVVPRGRVGYAQVVALTCGVILMLAALSRAKKDPGYLPIPASNEKVSHQGLPNKSVRGSSNGLHGVTSSGAASSRAVNGEAKGYSRLSAEEPEGVKKDWCAKCQLVRPARAGHCRLCGRCVRRLDHHCVWINSCVGEQNHQAFILALSFFMLTSVYGITLTLHTICRGRTPFVALFYCPGAYSDYSALLKTSCDTFFCR; encoded by the exons ATGGAGGAGCCGCTCTGCTGCTGCGAGTACGTGGACCGCAGGGGCGAGAGGAACCACCTGGCGGCGTGTTGCTGCGACTGCGAGGACCTGGACGAGGGCTGCGAGAG GTGGCTGACGTGCCGGTCGCTGCCGCCGGGAGCTCTGGGGAGAATCGCCGACACGGTCGCGGACCGGGTGCGGGTCCCCTGGTTCGCAGGGGCCGTGAAGGTCAACGTCAGCCTCGTGCCGccgctggtgctgctgcccgTCTTCCTCCACATCGCCGCGCTGCACTTCCTGCTGGGGCTGGTCATCCTGACATCCCTGCCCGTGCTGGTGCTCTGGTATTACTACCTCACCcacaggaggaaggagcggACTCTCTTCTTCTTGAGCCTGGGGCTCTTCTCCCTGGGCTACATGTACTACGTGTTTCTGCAGGAGGTGGTTCCCCGCGGCCGCGTGGGGTATGCCCAAGTGGTCGCTCTCACCTGTGGGGTAATTCTTATGCTTGCAGCTCTGTCTCGAGCCAAGAAGGACCCCGGGTACCTCCCCATCCCAGCAAGCAACGAGAAGGTGTCGCACCAGGGTTTGCCCAACAAGAGTGTTAGAGGGAGCTCCAACGGGCTCCATGGCGTCACCTCCTCAGGAGCCGCCAGCAGCCGTGCTGTGAATGGGGAAGCCAAAGGCTATTCCAGGCTGTCAGCTGAGGAACCAGAAGGTGTGAAGAAGGACTGGTGTGCTAAATGCCAGCTGGTCAGACCTGCCCGAGCAGGGCACTGCCGGCTCTGTGGCCGGTGCGTAAGGAGACTGGACCATCACTGTGTCTG GATTAACAGCTGTGTAGGGGAGCAGAACCATCAAGCATTCATCCTTGCACTCTCCTTCTTCATGCTCACCTCTGTGTATGGAATTACGTTGACCCTGCACACCATCTGTAGGGGCCGAACTCCGTTTGTGGCATTGTTCTACTGCCCTGGGGCCTATTCTGACTACAG CGCTCTGCTGAAGACATCGTGTGACACCTTTTTCTGTCGATGA
- the ZDHHC23 gene encoding palmitoyltransferase ZDHHC23 isoform X3, whose protein sequence is MEEPLCCCEYVDRRGERNHLAACCCDCEDLDEGCERWLTCRSLPPGALGRIADTVADRVRVPWFAGAVKVNVSLVPPLVLLPVFLHIAALHFLLGLVILTSLPVLVLWYYYLTHRRKERTLFFLSLGLFSLGYMYYVFLQEVVPRGRVGYAQVVALTCGVILMLAALSRAKKDPGYLPIPASNEKVSHQGLPNKSVRGSSNGLHGVTSSGAASSRAVNGEAKGYSRLSAEEPEGVKKDWCAKCQLVRPARAGHCRLCGRCVRRLDHHCVWINSCVGEQNHQAFILALSFFMLTSVYGITLTLHTICRGRTPFVALFYCPGAYSDYRPVVLAVKSDQKVLLKKLWKAVMHYCFCQGVEPETRGEITLYLEEVVGGAGI, encoded by the exons ATGGAGGAGCCGCTCTGCTGCTGCGAGTACGTGGACCGCAGGGGCGAGAGGAACCACCTGGCGGCGTGTTGCTGCGACTGCGAGGACCTGGACGAGGGCTGCGAGAG GTGGCTGACGTGCCGGTCGCTGCCGCCGGGAGCTCTGGGGAGAATCGCCGACACGGTCGCGGACCGGGTGCGGGTCCCCTGGTTCGCAGGGGCCGTGAAGGTCAACGTCAGCCTCGTGCCGccgctggtgctgctgcccgTCTTCCTCCACATCGCCGCGCTGCACTTCCTGCTGGGGCTGGTCATCCTGACATCCCTGCCCGTGCTGGTGCTCTGGTATTACTACCTCACCcacaggaggaaggagcggACTCTCTTCTTCTTGAGCCTGGGGCTCTTCTCCCTGGGCTACATGTACTACGTGTTTCTGCAGGAGGTGGTTCCCCGCGGCCGCGTGGGGTATGCCCAAGTGGTCGCTCTCACCTGTGGGGTAATTCTTATGCTTGCAGCTCTGTCTCGAGCCAAGAAGGACCCCGGGTACCTCCCCATCCCAGCAAGCAACGAGAAGGTGTCGCACCAGGGTTTGCCCAACAAGAGTGTTAGAGGGAGCTCCAACGGGCTCCATGGCGTCACCTCCTCAGGAGCCGCCAGCAGCCGTGCTGTGAATGGGGAAGCCAAAGGCTATTCCAGGCTGTCAGCTGAGGAACCAGAAGGTGTGAAGAAGGACTGGTGTGCTAAATGCCAGCTGGTCAGACCTGCCCGAGCAGGGCACTGCCGGCTCTGTGGCCGGTGCGTAAGGAGACTGGACCATCACTGTGTCTG GATTAACAGCTGTGTAGGGGAGCAGAACCATCAAGCATTCATCCTTGCACTCTCCTTCTTCATGCTCACCTCTGTGTATGGAATTACGTTGACCCTGCACACCATCTGTAGGGGCCGAACTCCGTTTGTGGCATTGTTCTACTGCCCTGGGGCCTATTCTGACTACAG GCCAGTGGTGTTGGCTGTCAAATCTGACCAAAAAGTGCTCCTTAAGAAGCTCTGGAAAGCAGTGATGCATTACTGCTTTTGCCAAGGTGTGGAGCCTGAGACTCGGGGAGAGATCACCCTTTATTTGGAAGAAGTTGTTGGAGGAGCTGGGATTTGA
- the ZDHHC23 gene encoding palmitoyltransferase ZDHHC23 isoform X4, whose protein sequence is MEEPLCCCEYVDRRGERNHLAACCCDCEDLDEGCERWLTCRSLPPGALGRIADTVADRVRVPWFAGAVKVNVSLVPPLVLLPVFLHIAALHFLLGLVILTSLPVLVLWYYYLTHRRKERTLFFLSLGLFSLGYMYYVFLQEVVPRGRVGYAQVVALTCGVILMLAALSRAKKDPGYLPIPASNEKVSHQGLPNKSVRGSSNGLHGVTSSGAASSRAVNGEAKGYSRLSAEEPEGVKKDWCAKCQLVRPARAGHCRLCGRCVRRLDHHCVWINSCVGEQNHQAFILALSFFMLTSVYGITLTLHTICRGRTPFVALFYCPGAYSDYRSCSGYAQAQPIRDSMQLACFHDEATWKILTRNLC, encoded by the exons ATGGAGGAGCCGCTCTGCTGCTGCGAGTACGTGGACCGCAGGGGCGAGAGGAACCACCTGGCGGCGTGTTGCTGCGACTGCGAGGACCTGGACGAGGGCTGCGAGAG GTGGCTGACGTGCCGGTCGCTGCCGCCGGGAGCTCTGGGGAGAATCGCCGACACGGTCGCGGACCGGGTGCGGGTCCCCTGGTTCGCAGGGGCCGTGAAGGTCAACGTCAGCCTCGTGCCGccgctggtgctgctgcccgTCTTCCTCCACATCGCCGCGCTGCACTTCCTGCTGGGGCTGGTCATCCTGACATCCCTGCCCGTGCTGGTGCTCTGGTATTACTACCTCACCcacaggaggaaggagcggACTCTCTTCTTCTTGAGCCTGGGGCTCTTCTCCCTGGGCTACATGTACTACGTGTTTCTGCAGGAGGTGGTTCCCCGCGGCCGCGTGGGGTATGCCCAAGTGGTCGCTCTCACCTGTGGGGTAATTCTTATGCTTGCAGCTCTGTCTCGAGCCAAGAAGGACCCCGGGTACCTCCCCATCCCAGCAAGCAACGAGAAGGTGTCGCACCAGGGTTTGCCCAACAAGAGTGTTAGAGGGAGCTCCAACGGGCTCCATGGCGTCACCTCCTCAGGAGCCGCCAGCAGCCGTGCTGTGAATGGGGAAGCCAAAGGCTATTCCAGGCTGTCAGCTGAGGAACCAGAAGGTGTGAAGAAGGACTGGTGTGCTAAATGCCAGCTGGTCAGACCTGCCCGAGCAGGGCACTGCCGGCTCTGTGGCCGGTGCGTAAGGAGACTGGACCATCACTGTGTCTG GATTAACAGCTGTGTAGGGGAGCAGAACCATCAAGCATTCATCCTTGCACTCTCCTTCTTCATGCTCACCTCTGTGTATGGAATTACGTTGACCCTGCACACCATCTGTAGGGGCCGAACTCCGTTTGTGGCATTGTTCTACTGCCCTGGGGCCTATTCTGACTACAG
- the ZDHHC23 gene encoding palmitoyltransferase ZDHHC23 isoform X5 — protein MEEPLCCCEYVDRRGERNHLAACCCDCEDLDEGCERWLTCRSLPPGALGRIADTVADRVRVPWFAGAVKVNVSLVPPLVLLPVFLHIAALHFLLGLVILTSLPVLVLWYYYLTHRRKERTLFFLSLGLFSLGYMYYVFLQEVVPRGRVGYAQVVALTCGVILMLAALSRAKKDPGYLPIPASNEKVSHQGLPNKSVRGSSNGLHGVTSSGAASSRAVNGEAKGYSRLSAEEPEGVKKDWCAKCQLVRPARAGHCRLCGRCVRRLDHHCVWINSCVGEQNHQAFILALSFFMLTSVYGITLTLHTICRGRTPFVALFYCPGAYSDYRSCSGYAQAQPIRDSMQLACFHDEQV, from the exons ATGGAGGAGCCGCTCTGCTGCTGCGAGTACGTGGACCGCAGGGGCGAGAGGAACCACCTGGCGGCGTGTTGCTGCGACTGCGAGGACCTGGACGAGGGCTGCGAGAG GTGGCTGACGTGCCGGTCGCTGCCGCCGGGAGCTCTGGGGAGAATCGCCGACACGGTCGCGGACCGGGTGCGGGTCCCCTGGTTCGCAGGGGCCGTGAAGGTCAACGTCAGCCTCGTGCCGccgctggtgctgctgcccgTCTTCCTCCACATCGCCGCGCTGCACTTCCTGCTGGGGCTGGTCATCCTGACATCCCTGCCCGTGCTGGTGCTCTGGTATTACTACCTCACCcacaggaggaaggagcggACTCTCTTCTTCTTGAGCCTGGGGCTCTTCTCCCTGGGCTACATGTACTACGTGTTTCTGCAGGAGGTGGTTCCCCGCGGCCGCGTGGGGTATGCCCAAGTGGTCGCTCTCACCTGTGGGGTAATTCTTATGCTTGCAGCTCTGTCTCGAGCCAAGAAGGACCCCGGGTACCTCCCCATCCCAGCAAGCAACGAGAAGGTGTCGCACCAGGGTTTGCCCAACAAGAGTGTTAGAGGGAGCTCCAACGGGCTCCATGGCGTCACCTCCTCAGGAGCCGCCAGCAGCCGTGCTGTGAATGGGGAAGCCAAAGGCTATTCCAGGCTGTCAGCTGAGGAACCAGAAGGTGTGAAGAAGGACTGGTGTGCTAAATGCCAGCTGGTCAGACCTGCCCGAGCAGGGCACTGCCGGCTCTGTGGCCGGTGCGTAAGGAGACTGGACCATCACTGTGTCTG GATTAACAGCTGTGTAGGGGAGCAGAACCATCAAGCATTCATCCTTGCACTCTCCTTCTTCATGCTCACCTCTGTGTATGGAATTACGTTGACCCTGCACACCATCTGTAGGGGCCGAACTCCGTTTGTGGCATTGTTCTACTGCCCTGGGGCCTATTCTGACTACAG
- the ZDHHC23 gene encoding palmitoyltransferase ZDHHC23 isoform X2 translates to MEEPLCCCEYVDRRGERNHLAACCCDCEDLDEGCERWLTCRSLPPGALGRIADTVADRVRVPWFAGAVKVNVSLVPPLVLLPVFLHIAALHFLLGLVILTSLPVLVLWYYYLTHRRKERTLFFLSLGLFSLGYMYYVFLQEVVPRGRVGYAQVVALTCGVILMLAALSRAKKDPGYLPIPASNEKVSHQGLPNKSVRGSSNGLHGVTSSGAASSRAVNGEAKGYSRLSAEEPEGVKKDWCAKCQLVRPARAGHCRLCGRCVRRLDHHCVWINSCVGEQNHQAFILALSFFMLTSVYGITLTLHTICRGRTPFVALFYCPGAYSDYSSALSFTCVWYCAIVTAGMGYILLIQLLNISYNVTEREARLALRDNTGRRLLGGALLKTSCDTFFCR, encoded by the exons ATGGAGGAGCCGCTCTGCTGCTGCGAGTACGTGGACCGCAGGGGCGAGAGGAACCACCTGGCGGCGTGTTGCTGCGACTGCGAGGACCTGGACGAGGGCTGCGAGAG GTGGCTGACGTGCCGGTCGCTGCCGCCGGGAGCTCTGGGGAGAATCGCCGACACGGTCGCGGACCGGGTGCGGGTCCCCTGGTTCGCAGGGGCCGTGAAGGTCAACGTCAGCCTCGTGCCGccgctggtgctgctgcccgTCTTCCTCCACATCGCCGCGCTGCACTTCCTGCTGGGGCTGGTCATCCTGACATCCCTGCCCGTGCTGGTGCTCTGGTATTACTACCTCACCcacaggaggaaggagcggACTCTCTTCTTCTTGAGCCTGGGGCTCTTCTCCCTGGGCTACATGTACTACGTGTTTCTGCAGGAGGTGGTTCCCCGCGGCCGCGTGGGGTATGCCCAAGTGGTCGCTCTCACCTGTGGGGTAATTCTTATGCTTGCAGCTCTGTCTCGAGCCAAGAAGGACCCCGGGTACCTCCCCATCCCAGCAAGCAACGAGAAGGTGTCGCACCAGGGTTTGCCCAACAAGAGTGTTAGAGGGAGCTCCAACGGGCTCCATGGCGTCACCTCCTCAGGAGCCGCCAGCAGCCGTGCTGTGAATGGGGAAGCCAAAGGCTATTCCAGGCTGTCAGCTGAGGAACCAGAAGGTGTGAAGAAGGACTGGTGTGCTAAATGCCAGCTGGTCAGACCTGCCCGAGCAGGGCACTGCCGGCTCTGTGGCCGGTGCGTAAGGAGACTGGACCATCACTGTGTCTG GATTAACAGCTGTGTAGGGGAGCAGAACCATCAAGCATTCATCCTTGCACTCTCCTTCTTCATGCTCACCTCTGTGTATGGAATTACGTTGACCCTGCACACCATCTGTAGGGGCCGAACTCCGTTTGTGGCATTGTTCTACTGCCCTGGGGCCTATTCTGACTACAG ctctgctctgtcgTTCACCTGTGTGTGGTACTGTGCCATTGTAACAGCTGGCATGGGATACATCCTCCTTATCCAGCTGTTGAACATCAGCTACAACGTGACTGAGAGGGAAGCTCGGCTGGCTCTGCGGGACAACACTGGGCGCAGGCTCCTGGGTGG CGCTCTGCTGAAGACATCGTGTGACACCTTTTTCTGTCGATGA
- the ZDHHC23 gene encoding palmitoyltransferase ZDHHC23 isoform X1: MEEPLCCCEYVDRRGERNHLAACCCDCEDLDEGCERWLTCRSLPPGALGRIADTVADRVRVPWFAGAVKVNVSLVPPLVLLPVFLHIAALHFLLGLVILTSLPVLVLWYYYLTHRRKERTLFFLSLGLFSLGYMYYVFLQEVVPRGRVGYAQVVALTCGVILMLAALSRAKKDPGYLPIPASNEKVSHQGLPNKSVRGSSNGLHGVTSSGAASSRAVNGEAKGYSRLSAEEPEGVKKDWCAKCQLVRPARAGHCRLCGRCVRRLDHHCVWINSCVGEQNHQAFILALSFFMLTSVYGITLTLHTICRGRTPFVALFYCPGAYSDYSSALSFTCVWYCAIVTAGMGYILLIQLLNISYNVTEREARLALRDNTGRRLLGGLVIDTGQYNRGFLCNWGHFLSLGSSPPQRSAEDIV, encoded by the exons ATGGAGGAGCCGCTCTGCTGCTGCGAGTACGTGGACCGCAGGGGCGAGAGGAACCACCTGGCGGCGTGTTGCTGCGACTGCGAGGACCTGGACGAGGGCTGCGAGAG GTGGCTGACGTGCCGGTCGCTGCCGCCGGGAGCTCTGGGGAGAATCGCCGACACGGTCGCGGACCGGGTGCGGGTCCCCTGGTTCGCAGGGGCCGTGAAGGTCAACGTCAGCCTCGTGCCGccgctggtgctgctgcccgTCTTCCTCCACATCGCCGCGCTGCACTTCCTGCTGGGGCTGGTCATCCTGACATCCCTGCCCGTGCTGGTGCTCTGGTATTACTACCTCACCcacaggaggaaggagcggACTCTCTTCTTCTTGAGCCTGGGGCTCTTCTCCCTGGGCTACATGTACTACGTGTTTCTGCAGGAGGTGGTTCCCCGCGGCCGCGTGGGGTATGCCCAAGTGGTCGCTCTCACCTGTGGGGTAATTCTTATGCTTGCAGCTCTGTCTCGAGCCAAGAAGGACCCCGGGTACCTCCCCATCCCAGCAAGCAACGAGAAGGTGTCGCACCAGGGTTTGCCCAACAAGAGTGTTAGAGGGAGCTCCAACGGGCTCCATGGCGTCACCTCCTCAGGAGCCGCCAGCAGCCGTGCTGTGAATGGGGAAGCCAAAGGCTATTCCAGGCTGTCAGCTGAGGAACCAGAAGGTGTGAAGAAGGACTGGTGTGCTAAATGCCAGCTGGTCAGACCTGCCCGAGCAGGGCACTGCCGGCTCTGTGGCCGGTGCGTAAGGAGACTGGACCATCACTGTGTCTG GATTAACAGCTGTGTAGGGGAGCAGAACCATCAAGCATTCATCCTTGCACTCTCCTTCTTCATGCTCACCTCTGTGTATGGAATTACGTTGACCCTGCACACCATCTGTAGGGGCCGAACTCCGTTTGTGGCATTGTTCTACTGCCCTGGGGCCTATTCTGACTACAG ctctgctctgtcgTTCACCTGTGTGTGGTACTGTGCCATTGTAACAGCTGGCATGGGATACATCCTCCTTATCCAGCTGTTGAACATCAGCTACAACGTGACTGAGAGGGAAGCTCGGCTGGCTCTGCGGGACAACACTGGGCGCAGGCTCCTGGGTGGGTTAGTGATAGACACTGGCCAGTATAACAGGGGTTTCCTATGCAACTGGGGCCATTTCTTGAGCCTGGGGTCTTCTCCTCCACAGCGCTCTGCTGAAGACATCGTGTGA